CATCCGGAGCAGGCGATGGTGGTAAGGGCGCAGCAGCGCAAGCCGGCCAAACCGCAGGTGGATTCGGCGGAGTTCAATCAGCCGGTGGTTGCTCTGGCGGCAAAGGGGCAGCGGGCGGCAACGGCGCTGCAGGCGGCGGCGCTGCAGGCGGCGTCAGCGCCGCCGTCGCATGGAAAGGCTCCACTGCACCCACCATCAACACCACCAACATCACCCTCGGAGCCAAAGGCAACAAGGGACTCGGTGGCAAGCCCGGCACCAACGACGGTATCGATGGTGTCTCCGTCGATGTCCTCGCACTGTGATGCGTAGATGGAAAGACGCGATGACGATAGCCGGTTCCTCGCTCACCCTGTGTTCGGAACAATGTGAGGAAAGCCATGTACAGCCCAGCAAAGCACTTGATCGAGCGCGTGATATCCGGTCGCGAGAGCATCTTCGGAGACAAAGACGAGGACGACTTCCCCGTCGCGCGCGAGGGCGAGCTCATTCGGCTATCTTTCACGCATCATGTCGCGCGTTGGTTCGAGGAACCGGACGGCGGATGGATGCGCTTCTATTGGAGGCGCCGGGCTGAAATCACGCTGCAGATCTTCCGCGACGTGCACTTCGCGAAGCGCGCCTTCGACCCGCCCGGCCCAGCGCGCACCAAGCGAACGACGGCGATCTGGATGCTCGGCGTTGGCGTCAACCTCGGTGAAGTGGTCGTCGGCGAAGCCTAGCCCGCCGGCACTAGTGAACGAAAGGTGGAAAGATGACGTTCACGCCCTCTGTCAGCCTGCTGTCTGCACAGGGTCCTCCTCACCGTTGCCGCAAGTGCCTGGGACGACGCGCTGACCGGGGCGCGGCGTGAAGCGCTCCGCACCGCCGTTCTTCACCCCCGGCTCAGCTTGCGATTCATACGTACGGACTCGGGATAGTCGTAGACAAGCTGCTTTGCGAGAGTGTGTTGAGGACTACTGGCAGCGGATCGCTCCGTACAGCGGTGACGATCCTGCTCATTTCCTGTCTGACGCACGCACGAACTTCATGCAACGAACTTGGGAGCTATACCTGGGAGCGCTGCTGCTGGAACACGGCTACCCCCTCGAGAAGCCGCCCTCGGACGGCCCGGACCTCAAGATTCGCCGGTCCGAGCGGCCAGTCTGGATCGAAGCCGTCGCTCCCCAGGCGGGAACCGGCGCCGACAAGGCGGAGCGCATGTATTCGTGGAAGCAGCGCACACCGTACGGGTTTAGAGCAACCTTCAAAGTCGACAAAGACAAGACCGTGCTTCGCTACACGCACGCTTTGGAAAAGAAGCGGCAACAACTGCAGCAGTTCCAGCAGCGGAACATCGTAGCCGGAAGCGAACCGGTCGTCGTCGCAATCTCTGGAGCAGCAATCGAAGATGCAGACCTCTGCGACGATTTCCCTGACATTCTTCGCGCCGTGTACGGAATTGACGAGACAGTTCTGCATGTACCTGTTGGTGCCAGCGTCGAGCCGTGGGAATCAGTCACGACACGAAAGGAGGTGAACAAGGCTGCGGGGGCGCCTGTGGGGGTGACAGCGTTCGTCGGCAACAACTGCAGGGACGTGTCGGCTGTGCTGTTCTCACCCGACGCTCTGTGCGCAGAGCTGAGCGGCCAACAGGTCATCACGGTCCACAATCTACGCGCCCAAAACCCCTTGGAACGTGGGTTCTTTCGCTTCGGCTTGGAGTATTGGATTGACGAACAGACTGGTCAGCTGCGCTCCCAAGATTATCGCGCGCTTCGCGGCAACACCTAGCCGATGCTCAAACTTGAAGCGCGACTTCGGATGGAAAGCAGTGTCTAGGCCCAGATTGCTCCGCGCTCAGCCGCTGACCGCGACCCTCACCCGCGCCAGCGCCGCATCGAGGGACTCACACACCTCTGCCGCGGTGACCCGGAGCACGCGATAGCCCATGCGCGCGAGCGCACGGTCACGGCGCGAGACCCTGGGGAATCCCCGACGGGGGACATCAGCGCCGGGCCGCCGCGAATGCTGCGGCCCATCTATTTCGATGACCAAGCGAGCAGCAGGCACGAGCAGATCCACAATGTAGGGACCGAGAACGACCTGGCGCCGCACTCGCAAGCCCAGCCGCCCGCCACGAAGCGCAGCGAAGAGCTTGCGCTCGGGCCAGGAAGGACGCTGACGCATGCTGCAAGCGGAAGCAGCCAGCAGCTGGTGGCGAGCGGGCGAAAGGGGCGGAGATGGCTTTTGCATGACGACTCCCGAGCCCGGGGGCTTGCGCCGGGCTGACGCCACTCCAGGCGCAAGCCCCATGACGCGCGCGACCGGCGTTCACTCAAGCACACGTTCGCTCGTTGCGGCGAAGCTCTGGATCACGCCGCGCGCGGCGGGGGGCTTGCGCCACCCGCGGCAGCCCGGCGCAAGACCTCGGGCGTGCAGCAGGCAGCAACACAGGCGCCCTGCTTCTGTCACTCGAGCCGGCGCTCACGCGCAAGCGCCCGGGCTGCGCTACAGCAGCAAGTGCAGGGAGCGCTGGTGGTCGCCAAGACGAGCGGAGGAACACAACTGATACGTGACACGCTCAATTGTGCGAGACGCCACCTCACGGAAGCACCAGAACCACCTCCCCGGTCGCGATCACGCGTCAGCACGCGCGACGCCGCGCGACGGCTCCCCCCATGCGCCCGCAGGCAGCTTTAGCTCGGCGAAAGCGGCGAATCGCGCCGCCCCCTGCGCATCACGCAACACAATGCGCGGCTGCCGAGGACGCATTTGGGGGGAGCAGGGCGAGCGTCAGCGAGCCCGTGGGGGGCAACACTAGCGAGCCCGTGGGGGGCAGCACACCACCTGCACTTCGATCTGCGGTCGCACACCGCTGACGTCGAGAATGACTCGACGGGCGGCGCGGCGGGCTTGTTCTTCGATGGGCAACGAGGTGCGTCGGCGTTTGCGGCGAGAATTCAGCTGTTCCACGATTTCGCGGGCTATCGAGCGCAGCACGTCGTCGTCGTCGTCGACGGAGGGCACGCCGCGCGCCGTGACCGCGGGGGGCGCCTGCAGATTGTCGTCGCCGTCGACCACGAGGCTCAGCAGCACGAATCCGGTGCGGGCGACGTCGGATCGGCGTCGACGGGTCTCTGCGTCCAAAGGCTGGCCACCGAGCGCAATGTCGATCTTGCCCACGGGTACGGCAGGACCGCGGCGCAATCCGGCATCGGGATCGCAGATCGCAGTGGTGCCGTTCTCGATCACGTCCACGTGCTCGACGCCCTGCTCGCGCGCCAGGTCCGCGTGCCGCAACAGGTGGTGCAGCGTGCCGTGCACCGGAATGAAGGACTGCGGCCGGACCAGCTCCAACATCCGTCGCTGCTCTGAGCGCCCGGCATGGCCACTGGTGTGGACCCGAGGCGCCGTCACGCGGGTGTGCAGACGCGCGCCCAAGCGCAGCAGGTCGCACATCATGGCGAAGACGATGCGCTCGTTGCCCGGGATCACGCGGCTGGAAAAGACGACGTCGTCGCCTGCCTCCACCGACATCTGATTGTGTTCCTTCGAGGCCAGGCGGCGCATGGCGCTGCTGCGTTCGGCTTGGGAGCCTCCGGCGAGCACCAACACTTGGTCGCGGGGCAAGGTCTGCGCCTGCTCCGGGGCAACCAGCAAGTCGCTAGGCCACGCCAGGCGGTCCAGGGTTTTTGCCACCTCCGAGTGGGTGCCCAGGGAGCGCCCGAGCAGGCACAACTTTCGCCCCGTTTCGCGCGCGATGTCGCCGAGACAGCGCAACCGCTGCACGTTGCTGGCGAACATGACCACGAACACCCGTTGCTCGGCAGCCTCGACGATCTCGCGAAGCGCCTCGCCCACCTCCTGCTCGGAGCCGGGTCGCTCGGGCACGTCGATGTTGGTGCTGTCGCTCAGGAGCAACTGCACGCCTTCGTCGCCCAGCGCACGCAGGCGCGCTTCGTCCGTCGGCTCGCCGTCCGGCGGAGCAGGATCGAAGTTGAAGTCCCCGGTGTGAATCACCAGGCCCGCGGCGGTTCGGATCGCCAAGGCCGTGGCGTCGGTGATCGAATGAGCCACGCGGATGGGTTCGACCTCGAAGGGTCCCACACGAAAGGGCTGACCCACGCGACAGTCGCGAAGACGCACTTCGTCCCGAGAAAAGCCGCGCTCCGCCAGCCGGCGCTCGATCAGGGCGCGCGCGTGAGCGGGCGTCCACACGGGCACGTCGATCTCGTCCAGCAGGTACGACACGGCGCCGATGTGATCCTCGTGCCCGTGGGTGATGACCACGCCGCTGAGCTGCTCGACGTTGTCCAAGAGCCAGCGGAAGTCGGGGTGGATGACGTCGATGCCCAGGTCCGAATCGGGGAAGCTCGTGCCGCAGTCGACCACGAGGATGCCGTCCCGCTGCTCCAAAGCGAGACAGTTCATGCCAATTTCGCCCAACCCCCCCAAGGGAACGATTCTGACGGCAGCGGGGCCGAGCGGGTGGTGCACTCTGACGCAGAATATTCCGACCCGGCCGCCGAGCCAAGCCCGGGGGTCAACCACTGGCGATCCGGCCCCAGAGACGCTAAACGGGAGGCGTACGGAGGTTCCCCGCGTGCCGGAAATCAAAGGTGTCTCGCCCGAAGAGGCGATCGAGCTCATGAAGGACGGCTGGATCTACGTCGACGTGCGCAGCGTCCCAGAGTTCGAGGCCGGGCACGTGCCCGAGTCCCTGAACATTCCGCTGCTGAACATGGGACCGGGCGGCATGCAGCCGAACACGGAGTTCATGAAGGTGATGCAAGGCTGCTTCAAGAAGTCCGACAAGCTGCTTCTAGGCTGTCGCAGCGGGGGTCGCTCGCGCCGCGCTGCGGAGATGTTGATAGCGATCGGCTACACGGATTTGGCGGATCTAGTCACGGGCTGGGAAGGCACGCGCGATCACTTTGGGCGCATCGTTCCCGGCTGGAGCAAGAAAGACCTGCCGGTCGAAACCGGAAGCCCACCTGGGCGCGGCTACACGGACCTGAAGGCCCGCTGCGGCTGAAGCCGAGATCTCGAGACCCGACCTCGGGCGAAGTCATCCGCCCCCGTGCCCGAGCTTGCGGGCGCGCTCGTAGTCCTGGGCCGCCTTCTCGACGAGGGCTGCATCCCGTGCAGCCCGCCGTGCCTCGTTCGCAAGTTCTGCGGTGAAGAGCGTCAAGCCCCACATGCCGTTGTCCCGTCGGCGAAACGCGTAGCGCGTCCCCTTCGCCGTCTGCACCGTCGCGCGATCCCCGGCAATCTCCACGCGCTCGATGCCAGACATGTCGCGACGCAAGCGGTCGAGATAGCCCCGCTGGCGCGAGTAGATCGCGAACACGTCCTGTCCGTCCGAAGACTCCGCGAAAGGCTGGTACTCCGCTGCCAAACGGCCGCGCTCGGGTTCCGGATACGCCCGCAGCACGCTCTGTCGAGCCTTGCGGCGAAAGTCGCGAATCGTGTAGCAGGCGTGCTGCGCCTCGGTTTCCGTGTAGTGAAAGAGGTCCTGGGCCTTGCCGCGATTCACCGCGCTCATTACGCGCAGATAGGCGCCCTGGGGCGTATGATCGCTGGGATAGGATAGCCAGGCGTAGACGAAGTAGCCGAGCAAGAGCAGCGGCACGACGAGCCATGGCGCGAAGCGACGCCAGCGAAGAGCCTTTGGTGTCGCCGATCCGCTCTGGGTCGGGGGCTTCGAGGCCGTCGCAGCCGGGGCTTGGCTCATGCCGCGGGTCCGAGGGCACGCCGACGACGCTCGAGCACGAAGCGTCGCAGCGCAACGAAGGCGATGAGCGGTGGGTGCAGGGGCGTCAGGCCGCTCGCTTCCTCCGCATAGACGGGGCGCACGGCCACGTCCGTGACGCGCAGGCGACGAGCCGCCAGCATGCCGAGCAAGTCGTTGGGGTAGCCGTAGCGCGGCCACAGATCATCGAGGGGGATGCTACGCAGCGCGCGGGCGCCGATCGCCGTGTATCCGCATTGGGTGTCGTCGACATCGAGGCCCGTCAGCCCGCGCGTGAGCCGTGACAAGGCGGCACTGCCAAGGCGGCGAAGCGCCGGCATGCGGCGTCGGTCGGAGTGCAGAAAGCGATTGCCCTTCACGTAGTCGCACTGCCCACCCACGACGGGATCGAGCACCGCGCGCAGATCTGCAGGGTCCATCTGACCGTCCCCGGCCATCACCGCAACGGCCTCGGCACCCAGAGAAAGCGCAGCGTGGTAGCCGCTGGCAATCGCTGCCCCCACGCCGAGATTCGACCCATGCACCAGCAGACGCACCCGTGGATCGCCATGGCTGCGCACGCGGTCTGCGGTGCCGTCGGGGCTCGCATCATCCACCACGATCACGTGGTCGACCCAGGACGGCATGCTGACCAGAACGCCGACGATGAAGCGCTCTTCGCAGTAGGCAGGCACCACCACGGCGACCTGCTTGCCGTGTAGGCTCACGCGATCCCCTCCAGCGCCCGCTCCACGATGGTGTTGCAGTGACGCAGGGCGTGCTCCAAATCGAAACAACGCCCGAGTTCGTCTTGGTTCAAGTGTTTGCCGATCTCCGCGTCCCCGCGCAGCAGCTCCAGGAGCTCGCCCTCGCCAGCGAAGGCGCGCATGGCGTGGCGCTGCACCATCTCGTAGGCCTGCTGACGGCCCAAGCCTTTGTCCACCAGTGCCAGCAGCACTGCCTCACTGAAGTACAGGCCTTTGCCTTGGCGCAGGGTCTCATGCATGCGCTCTTCGTAGACCACCAACCCGTCGACCAGGCCCGTTGCGCGATCGAGCATGAAGGCCAGAGTAGTAGTCACGTCCGGCGCGATCATGCGTTCCACGCTGGAGTGGGAGATGTCTCGTTCGTGCCACAAGACGACGTTCTCCAGCGCGGGCGCGACGGCGGCGCGCACCACTCGCGACAGTCCGCAAAGGTTCTCGCTCAGCACGGGATTGCGCTTGTGCGGCATCGCGCTCGAGCCCTTTTGGCCGGCGGTGAAGCGTTCCTCGGCCTCGCCAACCTCGGTGCGCTGGAGGTGCCGCACGTTGGTGGCGAGGCGCTCGATGGCGGCGGCCATGAGCGCCATGGCACTGAACAAGGCGGCGTGGCGATCCCGCGCCACCACTTGCGTCGACACGGTTTCGGCGGCGAGCCCCAGGCTACCGAGGGCGGTGGCTTCGATATTCGGCGTCAGGTGCGCGTAGGTGCCGACCGCGCCCGCGATCTTGCCCACCGCGATCTCTTGACGCGCCACTTCGAGGCGCCTGCGAGCGCGCCGCACCTCGGCGCAATGCCCCGCGAGCACCACGCCGAAGGTGACGGGCTCGGCTTGAATGCCGTGGGACCGCCCCAGGGTGGGCGTGGCCGCGTGCTGTCGCGCGCGCTTGGCCAGCGCCGCTTCGAGGCCTTTGCTGCGTTGAAGAATCGCGTCCGTCGCTCGCACGAGCAACAGCGCGAAGCTGGTGTCCAGGACGTCGCTGGAAGTCATGCCGCGGTGCAGGTACTTCGCCGGCGCTCCGGCCAGACCTTCCACGTGAGTCAAGAATGCGATCACGTCATGCTTGGTGCGCTTCTCGATTTCTTCGATGGCGGCCGGGTCGAGCTGCAATCCCTGCCCGCGAATGCTCTCTGCAGTGCCCCCGGGCACGAGCCCCTCGGTTTCCATTGCGGCACAGGCCGCCAGTTCGACCTCCAACCAAGTGGCGTAGCGCGTAGCGTCCGACCACAGCTCACGGAAATCTGCCGGTGTGTAGCGGGGAATCATGACAGGCGAGGCCTAAGACAGCCTGCGCTCGGGCGCTAGGGCCCATGCGCCGCGCCAGCCGCGCCGCGCCCGCGCCCTTCAGCGGCCGCGACTCACCAGGGTTCCCGATTGCGAATACACCTCGAGGGGCACCTCCGCGTTCGGGTCGAAACGGCAGCTCATCGTGCGCGCCTGGTAGCGCGCGCCACTGCTGTCGCGCCGGAAAAGCCACGACGGCTCGCTGTCGTCCAAGATCACCAGCGCGCGCTCCTGTGCGCCGGTACCATCCGTGCCCTCCAAGGCAATGCCCTCGGCGTCCAGAGCCGCGACGCACGCGCCTTGCGTCTGCCCGTTGCTCGCTGCGTGCATCACCGCGCGCGCCGTGAGCAGCACCCGCAGCGGCTCCGTGGCGTCGTTGACCACGACGGGGTGGCGAGTGCCGGGTTGATACGGCACGACCAGGCGCGGCGTGTCTTTGCGAATCACCGCGCCACAACTCCGCGGCGGATCGGCACTGTCGCTCAGCATGGGAACCGCAATGGGCGCTTCGACGGCCGGGCCGCTCGCCGCGAAAGGAAACAAATACGCCACGTGCGCTTCCCCTTGCGGGTCGTAGGTCATCAAGTGCAGCGCGGCCTTCCCACCTACGTAGGCGAGATCCTTCGCTTGAGTCATGCCAAACGCACCAGCCTTCGGCAGCCCCGTCGTGAACGCGGCGCTCTCCCCTCCAGGACGCGCGACTTGCACGACGGCCCCGTCGTCCGACATCCGCACGAACACGTTGGATCCGCCGATGCGCACGACCTCCGCAACTCGCGAAGAGAAGCTCGAGGTTGGCCAGGTGACGTCGTTGACTTCACCGACCCTGCGACCGTCCAGGAAGTAGGTCTTCTGCGACCTGCCGCGCGCGTGCGGGCGCACGAAGATACCACCTTGGGCAACGCTGAGCAGATCCACGTTGGCACGCTGAGCGGCGGTAGAAGCGCGACTGTAGTCCCCAGGCACGTAGGGCCCCGCGTCCCCGATGGCACCGCGGCCGCTACGCGGCTCCAGGAAGTTTTCCCACGCGACTTCCACTCCCGCCAGAGAGGCCTTGCCCGTGGACTCGGGAGCCTTGTAGCGAAGCGCGGCCACGCCTTCGACCTGAGTCGAGGTGTAGAGCGCGTAGCCCGCGGCGCGTGCGACTGGCGCCAGGAGGGCGGTGGAGTCGACGCGGCCCTTGCCGCCTCGGGCGACGGACACCACGCGCGCAGAAGCACTGGCGTCCTCGCGCGCGAGTGCGAACCACAGCACCTTGCCGATCGACGCTTGGTTTGCATTGGGAGGCTCCGCCACCCCTTGCAGGTCGACCCAATCCCCCTCGCCCAGCGTACAGCTGATCGTCTGGCGCACTCGTCGCTCGAGAAAGCGCTGATCGCGGCCGCCGCTCGGAGCCAGGACGCCCAGATCGTCGTCCCCCTGGCCACGCCATCCAATGCGCGACAGCTCCTCGCCCAAGGTGCAGCCCAACGCCGTGCAGGCGAGGGGCATCTCGCAGCTCGAGTCTCCCGGGCACACGTCGAGGGGCAAGCGACCCACGGGCTGCCAACTGCTGCCGCCATCCAAGGACTCCCACACGCGCTGGGAACCGGGGTCCACCGCCAAGGCTCGGGTGCCGCTGGCGCCAATCAGGCGCGCTTCCGTCGGTGCGCGTGAGAGCTGAACCAAGCGCCCCTCGTCATCTGCGATGGCCAAGGTCCGTTGCGATCCGCTGCGGAAGATGATCGACAGGCTGCCATCGTCTCCCACGGAAAAATCTTCCACGCGTGCGCCGGACCCGCTGCGCGGCGGACGCGCGAAGTGCATGGGTTCTTCGTCGTCATCCACACCGGCAGAATCCGCCACCAGCTCGGGAACTTCCTGACCTTCGAAGGACCGCCCCCCGTCTCGAGAGACGTAGATGCCGAAGCCAGTGCCTTTGGTGCGCTTGCCGATGGCGTAGATGTGACGACCGTCGGGAGAGACTGCCAGAGACTGCGCGACCTTCTCCAAGGCTGGCGTGGCGGAGAGCGCCATTTCGTAGCCCGGCTCGTCGCCAGCGCCACCGTCTTCACCACGCGCGTCGTCGCGCACCACCTTGACTGCACGCTTGAGCCGCTTCGACGCGCCCGCGTCGAGCTCGGCGCGACGCCGATAGTAGACGCCATACGGGCTACAGCCACGCGCGCGCGCGCTGGGCGGACAGATGCCACTGACGACGATCTGTCCGCCGGCGGCGACCACGAAGGACAGCTCGACCAGCTTGCCGATCAAGACCTCGTCGTCGCGCTCCCAACTCTTGCCAGCGTCCTCGCTCAGGTAAAGCTCGAGTTCCTGCGCCGCCCCGACGTTGCGGCGGGAACACACCATGGCCAAGTGCTGCCCCAGCCCGGCGAGGCGTAGCGAACGGCAGCCCTTGGCCACTTCGAGGGGTTCGCCCTTCAACGGTCCGTCGAAGGCACCTCGCTGCAGCTCCCACCCGCTCCCCTTCGAGTTGCTCTTGGCAACGACCTCCAAGTAGCTCGAACCGAGCAGCAGTGCGCGTCCCGAGAGCAGTGCCGTGGCGCTCGGTCCCCTGGGTGGCGGCTTCGTCAGCTGGAATCGCTGTCGCCCAGGGATCGATGGCACGCTCTCGACGCCGCTCTTGGGGCTGTAGCGCCGCGGGCCGAGCGCCGTGTCCACATAGATGTCGTTGGGACCATGTCGCTGCAATGCAGCGGCGCCGATTGGTCGCAGAGTCGACGGCTTCCAGGTTGCGCCAGCGTCCGAGCTGATGAACCAGGCCTCGGGAACGGCGAGCGCCAGACCGTGCTTGGCCTCACCGATCTCCACGTCCACGAAGCGGGTCTTGTCGGGTCCGACATCCTGCCAGGTTGCGCCACCGTCTTCGGAGCGCACGAGCTTCTGGCCACGCGTCACGCCGACGATCACCCCCGCCGCCGCACTCATGGTCGCAAGCCGATCCAACGGCGCGCTGGAGCGCACGAAGGGCCCCAGCGGCGTTTCCGATTCGTAGCTAGTGCCGCCTTGGCCCACGAAGACGAAGCGGTCCTCCCGCTTCATCACGAATACGATGCGCTCCGGAGCCAACCGAGCCGCAGCGGAGACTCGTCCGGCCTTCTTGTCCGCGAGCCAGCGCTCACCGCGATCCCCAGCGAGCAGAATGGCGCCCTTCGGCAAGTCCAGACGCGCACCCAGGCTGGCCTCCTTGGACGGGTGGTAGCGCCAAGTCGCCGGGGACTTGAAGGTCGCAGCCGCGGACGGGGCTTCGAGTAGCGAGGGCCGGCGGCTGGGTGGCGCTCCGCTCTTGGTGCAGGAGAGCGCGCCGGTCGCGGCCAGGCTGCCCAACCCGAGGAGGGCGACCAGCACTGAACGAATCCGCGGAACCATCATGCCTCAGTAGGAATGCTAGTGCCGTACCTGCGAATTCCCAATCGGAATTCGGGCTACGCCTAGGACTCCGGGTGAGGGTCGGAGCGTGTGCCTTCTGCCCGCATCAGCGTGATGCAGGAGATCTCTGGCCGGATCCCCAGGCGAATGGGAGGCCCCGTGGTGCCGAGGCCCGCGCTGACGTGCAGGCGCCCCCTGTCGTCACCAAAGGAGCCACGGGGATGCTGCCCCAACATGCGGGCGAGATTCAGCCACTTCGCCAAACCCGGGACCGCGAACTGTCCACCGTGCGTATGACCGCTCAGGGTCAGTCTCGCCCCCTTTTTCACTGCCTCGTCGAAGAACCGCGGGTAGTGGCTGAGAAGCACGGTGAAATTGGCTCGCGCCGCGCTCAAGGTGACAGACAAGTCGTCCTTACCGGTGTACGCATCATCGAGACCCGCGAACTGCAGCGCCTGGCCTTCGCGCTCGATGCACAGGTGGGAGTTCTTCAGCACGCGCAC
The nucleotide sequence above comes from Polyangiaceae bacterium. Encoded proteins:
- a CDS encoding endonuclease domain-containing protein — its product is MGLAPGVASARRKPPGSGVVMQKPSPPLSPARHQLLAASACSMRQRPSWPERKLFAALRGGRLGLRVRRQVVLGPYIVDLLVPAARLVIEIDGPQHSRRPGADVPRRGFPRVSRRDRALARMGYRVLRVTAAEVCESLDAALARVRVAVSG
- a CDS encoding ribonuclease J, with translation MNCLALEQRDGILVVDCGTSFPDSDLGIDVIHPDFRWLLDNVEQLSGVVITHGHEDHIGAVSYLLDEIDVPVWTPAHARALIERRLAERGFSRDEVRLRDCRVGQPFRVGPFEVEPIRVAHSITDATALAIRTAAGLVIHTGDFNFDPAPPDGEPTDEARLRALGDEGVQLLLSDSTNIDVPERPGSEQEVGEALREIVEAAEQRVFVVMFASNVQRLRCLGDIARETGRKLCLLGRSLGTHSEVAKTLDRLAWPSDLLVAPEQAQTLPRDQVLVLAGGSQAERSSAMRRLASKEHNQMSVEAGDDVVFSSRVIPGNERIVFAMMCDLLRLGARLHTRVTAPRVHTSGHAGRSEQRRMLELVRPQSFIPVHGTLHHLLRHADLAREQGVEHVDVIENGTTAICDPDAGLRRGPAVPVGKIDIALGGQPLDAETRRRRSDVARTGFVLLSLVVDGDDNLQAPPAVTARGVPSVDDDDDVLRSIAREIVEQLNSRRKRRRTSLPIEEQARRAARRVILDVSGVRPQIEVQVVCCPPRAR
- a CDS encoding rhodanese-like domain-containing protein, which produces MPEIKGVSPEEAIELMKDGWIYVDVRSVPEFEAGHVPESLNIPLLNMGPGGMQPNTEFMKVMQGCFKKSDKLLLGCRSGGRSRRAAEMLIAIGYTDLADLVTGWEGTRDHFGRIVPGWSKKDLPVETGSPPGRGYTDLKARCG
- a CDS encoding glycosyltransferase family 2 protein, whose protein sequence is MSLHGKQVAVVVPAYCEERFIVGVLVSMPSWVDHVIVVDDASPDGTADRVRSHGDPRVRLLVHGSNLGVGAAIASGYHAALSLGAEAVAVMAGDGQMDPADLRAVLDPVVGGQCDYVKGNRFLHSDRRRMPALRRLGSAALSRLTRGLTGLDVDDTQCGYTAIGARALRSIPLDDLWPRYGYPNDLLGMLAARRLRVTDVAVRPVYAEEASGLTPLHPPLIAFVALRRFVLERRRRALGPAA
- the purB gene encoding adenylosuccinate lyase gives rise to the protein MIPRYTPADFRELWSDATRYATWLEVELAACAAMETEGLVPGGTAESIRGQGLQLDPAAIEEIEKRTKHDVIAFLTHVEGLAGAPAKYLHRGMTSSDVLDTSFALLLVRATDAILQRSKGLEAALAKRARQHAATPTLGRSHGIQAEPVTFGVVLAGHCAEVRRARRRLEVARQEIAVGKIAGAVGTYAHLTPNIEATALGSLGLAAETVSTQVVARDRHAALFSAMALMAAAIERLATNVRHLQRTEVGEAEERFTAGQKGSSAMPHKRNPVLSENLCGLSRVVRAAVAPALENVVLWHERDISHSSVERMIAPDVTTTLAFMLDRATGLVDGLVVYEERMHETLRQGKGLYFSEAVLLALVDKGLGRQQAYEMVQRHAMRAFAGEGELLELLRGDAEIGKHLNQDELGRCFDLEHALRHCNTIVERALEGIA